The stretch of DNA TGCGCCTGCTTCAAAAATTTCCAGGGACCCTCATTGTGGTCTCCCATGATATTGAGCTGTTGCGCACCTGCATCAATACGCTGTGGCATATAGATCAGGGGAAAGTCACTGTTTTTTCAGGACATTATGACGATTATATACGGGAAACAACCCAAAGGAGAACTTCTCTCGAGAAGGAATTGTCGGCCTTAGATCTCCAGAAAAAGGAAACACATTCCGCTCTCATGCAAGAGCAAACACGAGCAAAGAATAGCCGCCTCAAAGGAGAGAAACACATTGATCAGCGAAAATGGCCAACGGTTGTATCCGGCGCAAAAGCCCGTCGTGCTGAAGAAACGTCGGGTCGTAAAAAACACGATATTCACACCAAAAAACATGATCTATCCGAAAGGTTAGCTGAGTTACGATTGCCCGAAATCATTGTCCCGACGTTTTCTCTGAAAAGTTCTGAGGTATTTTCCTCTAGAGTGATTCTTTCCATTGCAGAGGGAGGTTGCAGGTATAACACCCCTGTTCTTGAGAGCATCTTTTTATCCTTAAGCGCATCTGGGCGTCTTGCCATAAAAGGCGATAATGGGTCCGGAAAATCGACGCTCGTTAAAGGCATTCTTAATGACCCCACTGTTATCAAATCAGGGGAATGGATCACCCCAAAGCGTGAAGATATTGGATACTTGGATCAGCATTATTCGACCCTCACTCTCGACAAAAGTGTGCGCCAGACAATTCAAGATCTTGTCCCAACTTGGACCCTTGCGGATGTAAGGCGTCTTCTGAATGACTTTTTGTTTCGCAAAAATGAAGAAGCTTCGGCCATGGTATCAACCCTATCAGGCGGTGAAAAGGCACGCCTTTCGCTTGCCCAAATTGCCGCAAAGACGCCAAAATTGTTGATCCTGGATGAGATTACCAATAACCTCGATCTCGAAACACGAAACCACGTGGTGCAAGTGTTAAAACAGTATCCCGGTGCCATGATCGTCATCTCTCATGACGAGGATTTTTTGAAAGAAATCGGGATAGAGGATTTTTATGAGTTGAGAAATGGGGGGGTGGTCAAATGATACTCTTTTTAAATGGATGCTCATCCTCAGGAAAAACAACTATTGCCAAGGCCATTCAACACTTGGCAAATGAGCCTTGGTTGCTTTTGGGTATCGATTTGTTTATTGACATGATGCCGGCACAATATGTTGGGTTTGGTGAAAAAGCCCATGAAGGCTATCACTTTATTCCCGACCAAGATGACGAAGGGCCCTTCATGCGCATCAAAAGTGGGCCGTTTGGAAGTGCTGTTACCCAATCCTGCCCAAATGTTGTGAAAACATTAGCAGATGACGGGCATCACCTCATTGTGGATGAGGTATTATTCACCGATGCAGAATTGGAAATTTATGTCCGAGCCCTCGTGGGACATACGGTCTATTTTATTGGTGTGATGTGTGATTTGAAATCCTTACAAGAAAGAGAACTTCTTCGAGGCGATCGGGCAATCGGATTAGGACACGATCAAATCGCCCGCGTTCATAATCGCTCACGCCCTTATGATTTTACCGTTGACACCACCAGAAAATCCGCATTTGAGTGTGCCCAAGAAATCTTGTCGTTTATGAAGAATGAGCCAAATCCGCGATCCTTTGGTTGAGATGGAAAGGTATAACTGATTGTATGGAAATCGTCCCGATCGGGACTAATCTGCGTAGAGTACCTTACAAATTTGATAAATCGACCCGTACGGGATTATTTTCTTTGTTTTGGACTAAAATATGATATAATCATCCCGAAAGGGTTGATAAAAATGAAAAAAATTGAAGATATTAAAGGTCTCGGGATTTGGGTCCGTCAAGCGCGAAAAGAGCAAGGTCTAACACAAGAACAACTTGCAGCTACTTCCAGTGTAGGCATCCGTTTTATAAGGGAACTTGAGCAAGGAAAAGAAACCTGTCATATCGGGAAGGTCATGCAAGTCTTGCAAATGCTTGGGATTGAGATCTTTGCAAGGAAAAGAGGAGAGGTAAACTAATGACCCGTATTTTAGACGTCTATTTACACGAGCAACTGGTTGGAAAATTGATACAGGACAATTCAGGACGTTTGCAATTTCAGTATGAAGAAAATTACGTCTCCGATAAGAATTCAATGCCCATTTCTTTATCTATGCCCGTGCGATCAGAGCAATACGAAGAAATAAAAGTTCGTGCTTTTTTCTCCGGTCTTCTGCCCGATGATATCGCCCGTCACCGATTGGCCCGCTACTTAGGTGTTTCAGAGAAGAATCCATTCTCACTACTCGAAGCAATTGGAGGAGAGTGCGCAGGGGCTCTTGCTTTATATCCTGAAGGGGAACTGCCTCCCCCTCCTAAAAATGGAGATATTGAAAAACTTGACAACAAACAATTGAAGGAAATCCTAAATCTCCTAAAACGACGCCCCTTAATGGCAGGAGAAGACAATGTCAGGCTCTCTCTTGCAGGTGCTCAAGATAAGCTTGCCATCAGTTTAGTAGATGATTGTATTGCTTTGGTGAGGGGAACGACCCCTACAACTCATATCCTAAAACCTTTGATAGAAGAGGTAAAAGACAGCGTATACAATGAATTATTCTGCTTATCACTTGCCGCGCTACTAGAAATAGAAACACCACGCGCAGAAATCCGCTGGCTAGACGATACTCCCTACTTTCTTGTAGAACGTTATGATCGTCAAATTGATTCGAACAACAAGATTGTACGGATACACCAAGAGGATTTCTGTCAAGTTTTGGGAGTTCTGCCAGAACTCAAATATGAACGTGAAGGAGGTCCAAGCGTTACGCAAAGTTTAGAACTGCTGCAGAATCACTCTTTGCAACCTGCTGCTGATCGACTCGCGTTTATCCAAAGGTTGATTTTCAACTACCTCATTGGAAACTCAGATGCTCACGGTAAAAATAATTCTATTCTCTTTACAAATCGACTACCAAGATTAGCACCAGCTTATGATTTGTTATCAACTATTATATATCCAAATCTCTCAAACAAGATGGCAATGAAAATAGGAGGCAAATATGACCCTGAGGTTGTCCTTCTTCGCCATTGGCAACGAATTGTTCCTGATACAACCGTCGCAAAGAGAGCATTGAACAAAGACTTAATGAAGATTTCAAAAGACTGTCTAGAACAAGCACACACTCTCAAAGCAGCACTAAAAGAACAAGGGACTTACTCAATAATATTTGATGATATCTGTCAGGTAATTAAAAAGAGATCTGATCACATCCTGAGGCAACTTTAACCCCTCACCCGCCCGCAAGGGCTTTTTTAATCATCAACAAATCAAGCCAGGATTGGGCTTTTTGGCCCGGGGAGCGTAAGAGGAAAGAGGGATGATAGGTCGCAATCGCCTTGATGGGGTCTTTGAGTTCAGGCGACGTATAAGATTGCCAAGTCCCACGCAAGCGCATAATGCCATCATTGGTATTAAACAGCGTCTTCATAGCAACCCCACCCACCAAAACCAATAGGGTTGGAGAAACGAGTGCGATGTGCTTTTCCACAAACGGTTTGCATACCGTAATCTCTTGAGGGGTCGGTTGGCGATTTCCAGGCGGACGCCAGGGGACAATGTTTGTGATGTATACGGATGTGCGATCAAGCCCAATTGTGGCGAGCATGCGATCCAAAAGTTGGCCGCTCACGCCCACAAAGGGAACGCCTTGACGATCCTCATCGGCGCCAGGCGCTTCGCCCACCAACATCACCTTTGCACTTGGGTTGCCATCGGCAAAGACCAAATTTGTGGCGGTCTTTTTCAAAGGACATCCTTCAAAGGCCTCAAGAACACGGCGTAAATCCGCCAGCGTCTTGCAGTCTGACAAGTTGGGAGGCGGCATCATCGAGGGCACAGAAGGAGAAGGCGTTGGGGATTTCAATTGAACGGGTGCAGCACCCTTTGAAGGAATCGACTTTAACGGCTCATAATGATTACGAGGGGTATCACCAACGGCCACGTCAATGCCCAATTCTTGATACCATCGCAACGTTTCAATAAGTTTCTGATTTATCATCATACTTACTTTGTCTAAAGTATAATTAGGTGAATGACAACTGTGTTTTAAGAAGGCGGCATAAATATGGACGAGATGACTTACGATGTTGTGATTGTGGGAGCCGGCCCCGCCGGACTGTCCGCTGCCATTCGACTAAAACAACTCAATCCTCAAGTCACTGTTTGTATCTTGGAAAAGGGATCAGAAGTCGGTGCCCACATTATTTCTGGGTGTGTGTTTGAGCCTCGCGCGTTGAATGAGCTCATCCCCGATTGGAATCAAAAAGGTGCCCCTTTGACGATACCGGTGTCACAAGATCAGTTCTGGTTTTTGACTAAGAAGCGCGCATTGAAGCTCCCCATCCCGCCCCAAATGCACAACCAGGGCAACTATATCATTTCCTTAAGTCAATTCTGTCGGTGGTTGGGAAAAAAAGCCGAAGCTCTCGGCGTGGAAATATACCCTGGATTTGCAGCTGTTGACGTATTGTTCGATGAGAAAGGGGCTGTGCGCGGCGTGAAGACCGGCGATATGGGCGTTGGACGAGATGGCAATCCAACAGAACTTTTCCAACCCGGTATTCCAATATATGGAAGGCAAGTATTGGTGGCCGAAGGGGCGCGGGGAAGTCTGGGTGAGAAGCTCATTCATCATTACAAGTTGCGGGAAAATTCTGACCCCCAAACCTATGGGTTGGGCATCAAAGAAATATGGCAAGTAACTCCTGAAAAACACAAAGCTGGTACGGTTCTCCACAGTGTGGGATGGCCACTAAACTTAAAGACCTATGGGGGCAGTTTCCTCTATCATTTGAATGACCATCAAGTGGCCGTCGGATATGTTGTGGCCCTGGATTATCAAAACCCTTACCTATCCCCTTTCGAAGAATTTCAGAAATTCAAAACCCACCCGTCGATTCGTCCCCTCTTCGAAGGTGGAAAGCGCCTCAGTTATGGGGCACGCGCTATTAATGAAGGCGGTTGGCAATCTTTGCCGAAATTGACATTCCCTGGTGGCGCGCTGATAGGCTGCAGCGCAGGGTTTCTCAATGTGCCCAAAATAAAAGGGTCCCATACGGCCATGAAGTCGGGCATGCTCGCGGCCGAAGGTGTAATGGAGACCTTGCAAGGGCGACGTAATGATTATGAAAATCGATTGCGCAAAAGCTGGGTTGCCATTGAGCTTCAACAGGTGCGCAATATTCGTCCCGGATTTCGATGGGGTATGCTGTTGGGCTTAATCCATGCAGCTTTAGACACGTATATATTTCGAGGAAAGGCCCCTTGGACCCTTCACAATCATGCGGATCACCTGCAACTGAAAAAGGCTTCTGCCAGCAAGCGCATCCCTTATCCAAAACCCGACGGCGTGGTTACGTTTGACCGCTTAAGTTCGGTTTATTTATGCACGATCCATCACCCCGAAAATCAACCGAATCACTTGCATTTAGCGATTCCGGATTTAGCCATTTCTCATAACTTCGCCTTATATGACAGCCCCGAGCAACGCTATTGCCCCGCCAATGTTTATGAAATCGTGAAAACGGAAGGAAAGCCATCGCTCCAAATCAACAGCGCCAATTGCATTCACTGCAAAACCTGTGATATCAAGGATCCACTGCAGAATATTCACTGGGTCCCCCCAGAAGGCGGGAGTGGCCCAACTTACAGTGATATGTAATTTTACGCGCTGAAATGAAAAAAATGACTATTACTCGCCTAGCTCCGGCCAAAATCAACCTCATGCTCCATGTCGTCGAGCGCTTAAACGACGGCTATCACCACCTGCAATCCTTGATTGCATTTGCGAACACAGGCGATCAAATTTCCATTGAAAAGGCGGATCAATCCAGCCTCACGGTAGATGGCCCTTTTGCCGATCAAATCACGTTCGGGCCCCATAACAGCATCATCCAAGCCGCTCAATTTATGGGGAAAAAGTATCCTGATATTGGGCAAATCCACATACATTTGACGAAGAATCTACCCATAGCTTCAGGCATCGGTGGCGGTTCCAGTGATGCGGCAGCCACCATTGCCGCCCTTCTCGATTACCACAAAGTTATCCTTTCAACAACGCAAGAAGACACTCTTATTTTGGAATCCTCTACATTGGGGGCCGATTTGCCGGTGTGTTTGGCCCGTCAATTTGCGCGGGGACCTTTCTTTTGGATTGACGGATCTGAGCGTGAAGTGTTGCCGATCCCGATTCATCAAAAATTATCCGGGGTAATACTTCTCGTGAATCCAGGTGTGGCGTTGCCAACACACGATGTTTTTGAGAAGATTCGCCCCCCCTATACCTCACCCCAAGATTTTGAGATTGTCTTGGACCATGCCTTTCAAGGGAATCTCCTGAAATACTTGAAATCTCAAGCCAACGATCTGACACCAGCCGCGATTGCTCGAGAACCCATCGTTGAGAACGTACTCGAAACGCTCCAGGCAACCCCAGACTGTCATCTCGCCCGGATGTCTGGTAGTGGGGCCACCTGCTTTGGAATATTTGGGGATGAGGACTCTGCACAACAAGCAAAGGCGCTTTTTGAAGCAAAATATCCAGAAGGTTGGAGCATAATCTGCCAATTATTTCCAGAGGCACCTACGCCTGTGAAGACTATATTTACCTGATATATTCCTGCTCAACCCTCAAAACTATCAGTTAAAGAAATGACCAGATGGCCTATAAGCCGGGTTTTGTCCGCAAAGCTTCAGATTTGCATCCTACTTTACTGTATGACTATTCATCTGGGACGACAGTTACCTGTCGCCTCTAGCGATCAACCCGGATGACCTGCACAAACACAGTTGAGGGGTTGCCCCCTCGCTCATCCCTATTAGATCTTGCTCCGAGTGGGGTTTGCCCTGCCACCTCTGTTACCAGAGGTGCGGTGCGCTCTTACCGCCCCATTTCACCCTTACCGTTGAGTTGCCTCAACGGCGGTATATTTTCTGTGGCACTTTCCCTAAAGTCAGCCTTTGTCAACTGACCCCGGCGGACGTTATCCGCCACCCTTATTTGTGTGGAGCCCGGACTTTCCTCCAACCTCGAGGTTGCCCTCAAAATCAGCAGTCATCCAGCCATCTGGTACTGTATCATATAGGTTTCCTTTGACCTTTTGTCAATGAAGCACTATGGTTGGGACACGTTTGTCTCATGAAATACAATAAAAATAGTGTGAGAGTTTTTATACCCCTTTGTCGTGATGGTCACCTAAGCGAGGAAGGTTAGATTAATAAGGAAAGATAAACAATGCAAAGCAATCCCATTTTGGTACAAATGGTTCGAGGCGATATGGTGGAAAGTTATTTCCGCGGCGCCTATGTTGTGGTAGATGCCAGCGGTCAACTTATTGATGCCGTTGGAGATGTGAAACGAGAAATATATCCACGCTCCGCCTTAAAAGCTATTCAAACGCTGGGGATGCTTACCTCTGGAGCTGCGGATTCCTTCAATGTCTCAATGCCTGAAATTGCGATGGCTTGCGCGTCCCACAATGGGGAGGATCGTCATGTTAACGTTGTAACCCAGTGGTTGGACCGTTTAGGCCTCACGTGTGATGTATTAGAGTGCGGCATTCATGCGTCTATGAGCAAGGAAACAGCCCTTGCGTTTGCTCTTGAAGGACGTGTCCTAACGCTGGCTCACAATGCTTGTTCCGGTAAACACACCGGGTTTGTCACTCTTGCTCTTCATTTAAAAGCTCCCGTAGAAGGATATTCACGCTTTGACCATCCGGTTCAAAAATACATCAACGGCGTGATTGAGGAGATGATTGAAATTGATGTGAAAACCGCCCCGATGGGAACCGATGGATGTCAGATTCCCGTGATCGGCATGCCCTTGAAGAATCTCGCCAAAGGCATGGCCAAGATCGCAAATCCGAAGATCTTGAAATCACCTTTTTCTGAAAGTGCCCAAAAAGTGGTGGCTGCCATCCAAGCACATCCGGATCTTATTGCGGGAACGGGTCGTTTTTGCAGTGCCATTACTCAAGAATCTGGGGGTGAAATTCTTGCCAAAATGGGCGCTGATGGAGTCTTTTCCGTCATTGTGCCTCATAAAGGATGGGGTATTGCTCTTAAAATTGATGATGGTCATTTGCAGGCCGCTGAAGTCGCGATCATGGGAATATTGAAAAAACATAATCTGTTGAAGAACAATCCCCACTGGGCGCAGTGGGCCAATCCCTCCATCAAGACCTGGAACAAGGAAGTCGTGGGAGAGATAGCGTTTGTGGGGTGAAGGTGTGGGAAGTTAATTTAGATTAAGATCTTTTTTGTAGCCTAATTTTAGGGAAAACCATGCTTTTCACTTACAGTCTCCTCCTCCTTATCTCGCTTCCCATCATCTACCAAGATGTTCGTCATCAAACGGTCCCCCTTTGGGGTTTGATCGTCTTTGCGATCGTATCTCTTGGTCATCAAATTGTTGCACCGAATCCGGAAGGTCGTTATGCCGCCGGGGTACTCTCTTTTATTTTTATCGTGACCCACGGCATTTTCTATCTGCTCAAGAGAAAACCCGCGATGGGTTGGGGGGATCTTATTTTAGTTCCATTTTGTGGGTTATGGCTTAACCAACAAAAGCTTCCCCTATATCTCATTTTAACAGGCATCTTTGCCCTACTCACTGGCCTCATTTGGCGTCATCGTTGGGGCCTCAAAACCTATCCGTTGACGCCCGCTCTTCTTTTAGGATTGGGGATTGTTTCCATAATTCATTGTTTTATCACGATGAATGAGGTATGAGTTAAGCAATATGATCCTCAAGGCATTTTTAAAATATGAATGATAAAACAACATCTTCGTCGGAGTTTCCCTGGGGCATCCTCTTAAAGATCTTTGTATCTGGGGGGCTCATCTTTTGGCTGATGAAAAAGATTGATCTCTCAAAAGTTTGGGAGGTAATTCAAAACCTGCATCCAGGAATCTTGGGTGCTGTCCTCGTACTCATTTGGGCAACGCACGTTGCGATTGCGAAACGCTGGCAATTGATTGTACGTTTGGGAAACGTTGAGGCGCCCTTAATTAATTTAACGGAAGCCACCTTTATTGGCGCTTTTTTCAACCAGTTTTTGCCCAGTTCCGTTGGGGGAGATTTCTTCCGCATCCTAGCTGTCCGTCGATATGGTGCTACCCTGAACAATGCGGTCACAAGCGTCTTCATGGATCGTTTGTTTGGCTTTATCGCGCTTGGTATATTGTGCCTGTTGGTCATCCCCGCAGAAGGTCAAGTTCTTTTGAACTCAGATTTAAAATGGCCTTTTGTATTAACAATCTTTCTTCTCACGGGCGTTTTCGCAGGTGGGCTTTTCCTTCTTTTTATCCCCAAATCTTGGCACACTTTTGTTCTGATTCGTCCCCTTCATTCTGTTATTGAAATGACCCAAAAAGCCTTATCTCATAAGGCGTTACTCATATCTATTCTTATGAGTTCGATCCTTGCCAGTATCCTTCTTATTGCTGGCCTTCAAGTTTTAATGATGGCATTTGATATCCAACTTACCCTCCAACAAGGTGCTGCCATTTTACCCGTGGTGATGTTGTTGACATCTCTGCCCATCTCCTTTGCAGGATGGGGTTTACGAGAAGGCGCCATCATCGTGGCGCTGGGAATTTATGGAGTGCCTCAAGAAACTGCCCTTGCCTTATCGCTGGTGTATGGCGTGTTGCATCTGGTGAGCGGGCTGCCGGGTCTGATTTTATGGCTCTTGGAGAAGCGGCGTTTGAAGCCCGTTGAATCAAGCGTGTAAATATTATATAAGTAAGTTAAACACTGATAAAATACTCAATAATTAGAGAGCGTTGTTCAGCCTCAAGTAAAGTTTGTAAATTTTATTGTTGAAATTATAAAAACAACAACCATATATCTAATAATATTAAATTATATAATATTCATTTTCCTTCAAACGATTGCTGACTTTGGGTCAGCGCATTACTTTGTTAAATTAAGAGGTTAAGTTAATGATTAGACGTGGCATTTCTCTATTTCTTGCATTGAGCATGCTCGCGCAATCTCTTGCGCCTGCCTTTGCCTCTGATCGCTTGAATTCTGTTGAGGACATTCAAAAAAATCTCGAGAAGCTTAAAAAATTTAAATCTGTTTCAGCGCCCCTTGACCTTCCAAGTGATGAAAAAAGCACCGCCGCAGGGATACTGCACTGGGCGATTAAGGACGGCAAAACTTACATTTTGATGGGCAAACGTAATGATAGCAAGGATAAAGAGATAGGTGAATGGTGCAACTTTGGGGGCAAAAGCTCTAAAAAATTTCTCTATGAAACCTCTGAAGTTCCTGCAGCTCCTGAAGTTCTTGTAGTTCCTGAAATCCCTGAAACAATAGTAGAAACTGCGGTAAGAGAAGTGCAGGAAGAGTCAAATGGCATATTTGCGACTCACCCAAGGCTCCTGCGAAAAACCGCCTTTACTGCAACCTATACCCCAAAGGAACAGGAGGGTTTGCTCTATTATATGTACTGGCAAAAAGTTCAGTATTTAGAGTCCAAAATATTTAAGGATAAAGTGAATGAGGCTAAAGATGCTCATCACAAAGAGTATACAGATTTTCTATGGGTTGATGCTGACCTCGTTCTTAAAGCAGTTCAACAAAAGTCATCCCTATTGGAGATAGAGGGCCGAAAGATTGAAATTTTCAAACCTTTCTTTCAAAACTTGTCAACTGACTCAGGCCTGGTATTGTTGAGCGAGCTTTCAAAGCACAAGAAAATAAGGCGATTTAATAAGAGTGTTCGTCCTTATCTCAATCGTCTCTATGTTCTGCCTGATGAAACCGATTCAAACTCTGGCAAAGAAGAGCCTCAGGTAGCTCATGATTCTTCTAAAGTTGACTGGGACGTTCCTGTCCCTTCGTGGGTTGTGGAAAATAAAGAGGGAAAGTGGGTCCCCAACACCCTTGAAAAATGGTGGAACCCCAAGGAGCAGCAAGACAAAGAAAACGATCCTAGAAAATATACGCCGATTACTTTTGGCAAGGATGCTTTTGGTCGAGATACGGGCAACATTAAACAAGAAAAAAGTGATTTTGCCGAAGCTGTAGCTGCGCATGGTATGGCGATGGTGCAGATCAAAAGACGCCTACAGAAAGATGTGCTCCCTCAAGCTGAACTGGGTTCAAATTGGAACCCCAACTGTGAAGAAACTCTCAGCCGAATTCATTTACGTGGTGTTTTGGGTAAGGACTTTAAAGCTCCTAAGGTCCCGAATGATAAGGCCGAGCGTCGCGCCGCTGATATTGAAAATATCAAAGCCTATTTTGATGTTTGTAAACCTGATTTTCAACGCACAATTGATCTTCTAGAGAGTGACTACGAGTTCTTTGCTGATATTTTAGAGTCTGAAACAGAAAATAGAGCGTGGCCAACATTCTTCCATGGTGCGACGACACATATCAATAACTTATACAAATCATTTACTTATCTCCGTGAGCTTATCGATGTTCGCTCCTTAAAGAATCTTATGGTCCTTCGAGGGACTGATATCTACTTCAAAGATCATCCCAACATGTGGGGTATGCTTGAACGCTTGGGCACGAGTCAAAGCTTAACATCTAATTTAATGTTATTTGTAAATTTTGTTCTCTTTGCGGGACTTAATACGACGACTTCTGCATCTTCGTCTCCAGAGTATGTCATTAATAATCATAATGTTGCCCCCCCAAATATTGAGGAAAAGTTTGAAGAGAGTTTAGCACTTGCGGGCTTTGAAAACCCGATTTATGCCTATTTCCATTCAATTTATCAGCAGTTTATTGAATTTAAAAATAAGACAGCCTCGAATAGTGTGATGTATACGATCAGTCAATCCCTTGAGGGGTTGGATGATCGTAACTACCCATGTCATCCAGGAGGCTCTTATTGTAAGGATAATAAATCAACGCAAAAGGTCCTTGGAGGAATCCAAGGAGAATTGGCACAGCATCAAAACTGCCACCAAAAATGCCTGAAAGAAAAGGATTACCTAGAAAAAAATTCCTTCAAAACCTTATTCCCTGAAAATCGCATTTTCCTTCATCCTAAAGCTGTTATGGATCCAACGAGGTTAATCATTAAAGATTTCTTGCGTTTTCCTTTATCAAAAGAAGAGGAAATGCTTTACGACAAAGAAATGCGGTTTACGACCGTTGCTATGCTCGCCGATTGGCTAGCCCAAGAAACATGTGTTATTGAGGGCAGTTTTGTAAATCCTCCTCTCCTTAAAGAATTGTATAAACGAGCTTACAAAGGGATTACGAATGATGCACTTGAAGAGAAACCCTCTATTGGGAGTCTCATTCATCTTATCTTAAATAATCACGCACCCGCTTTGAGGGGATTTTTGGACTCCTATCAGGAGGTCTTACAAAACCTCAATCCGTCTACTTTCAAAAGTCGCCTAACGTATATAACA from Alphaproteobacteria bacterium encodes:
- a CDS encoding flippase-like domain-containing protein — protein: MNDKTTSSSEFPWGILLKIFVSGGLIFWLMKKIDLSKVWEVIQNLHPGILGAVLVLIWATHVAIAKRWQLIVRLGNVEAPLINLTEATFIGAFFNQFLPSSVGGDFFRILAVRRYGATLNNAVTSVFMDRLFGFIALGILCLLVIPAEGQVLLNSDLKWPFVLTIFLLTGVFAGGLFLLFIPKSWHTFVLIRPLHSVIEMTQKALSHKALLISILMSSILASILLIAGLQVLMMAFDIQLTLQQGAAILPVVMLLTSLPISFAGWGLREGAIIVALGIYGVPQETALALSLVYGVLHLVSGLPGLILWLLEKRRLKPVESSV